One Nicotiana tomentosiformis chromosome 4, ASM39032v3, whole genome shotgun sequence genomic window carries:
- the LOC104105302 gene encoding serine/threonine protein phosphatase 2A regulatory subunit B''beta-like yields the protein MDVDFNGDVASLDADLLQLPEVSPLAIKANPYVAEKLFDQWFSLPDTAALVKSLLKNAKSGGPLNVSGTSSGSNAAATNSLPSMFPAGSTPPLSPRSSSGSPRISKHRAGPSSLGSPLKLVNEPAKELIPQFYFQNGRPPPNELKERCLFRINQFFYGHTDGLQMNEFKPITKEICKLPSFFSAVLFKKIDVDSTGVVTRDAFVDYWINGNMLTKDIATQMYTILKQPDLRYLAQDDFKPILRELLATHPGLEFLQSTPEFQERYAETVVYRIFYYVNRSGNGRLTLRELRRSDLIAAMQHADEEDDINKVLRYFSYEHFYVIYCKFWELDTDHDFLIDKENLIRYGNHALTYRIVDRIFSQVPRKFTSKVEGKMGYEDFVYFILSEEDKSSEPSLEYWFKCIDMDGNGVITRNEMQFFYEEQLHRMECMAQEPVLFEDILCQIVDMISPENESYFTLRDLKGSKLSGSVFNILFNLNKFMAFETRDPFLIRQERENPNLTEWDRFAHREYIRLSMEEDAEDASNGSADVWDESLEAPF from the exons GTGAAATCTTTGCTTAAGAATGCCAAAAGTGGTGGTCCATTAAATGTGTCTGGTACATCTTCTGGCTCAAATGCCGCTGCAACTAATTCTTTGCCGTCCATGTTTCCTGCTGGAAGTACACCTCCACTTTCTCCAAGAAGTTCATCTGGTTCACCTCGAATCTCAAAGCACAGGGCTGGACCCTCTTCATTGGGGTCTCCTCTGAAATTAGTGAATGAGCCAGCGAAAGAACTGATACCACAG TTTTACTTTCAAAATGGCCGTCCACCTCCAAATGAATTGAAGGAACGGTGCTTGTTTAGGATAAACCAATTTTTTTATGGTCACACAGATGGACTACAAATGAACG AATTTAAACCAATTACGAAGGAAATATGCAAGCTTCCATCGTTCTTCTCCGCAGTCCTTTTTAAGAAGATTGATGTTGACAGCACTGGCGTCGTAACCAG GGATGCTTTTGTTGATTATTGGATCAACGGCAACATGTTAACAAAAGATATAGCAACTCAAATGTACACAATCTTGAAGCAGCCAGACCTTAGATACCTCGCGCAG GATGACTTCAAACCCATTCTTCGGGAACTCTTGGCAACACATCCAGGGTTGGAGTTTTTACAGAGCACACCTGAATTTCAAGAGCGTTATG CTGAAACTGTAGTCTACAGAATATTTTACTATGTGAATCGATCGGGTAATGGTCGTCTTACCCTCAGGGAGCTGAGGCGTTCTGACCTTATTGCTGCAATGCAGCATGCAGATGAAGAAGATGATATCAACAAGGTCCTGAG GTACTTCTCATACGAACACTTTTATGTGATATATTGCAAGTTCTGGGAGCTTGACACCGATCATGATTTTCTCATTGATAAAGAGAACCTCATTCGATACGGCAACCATGCCCTTACATACAGGATTGTTGATAGAATATTTTCTCAG GTTCCAAGGAAGTTCACCAGTAAAGTTGAAGGGAAGATGGGTTACGAAGATTTTGTTTACTTTATATTGTCAGAGGAGGATAAATCATCAGAGCCTAGTCTTGAATACTG GTTCAAATGCATAGATATGGATGGAAATGGGGTTATAACTAGGAATGAAATGCAATTCTTTTATGAGGAGCAGTTACATAGAATGGAATGCATGGCCCAAGAGCCAGTGCTTTTTGAGGATATTTTGTGTCAGATAGTTGACATGATTAGTCCAGAG AATGAAAGCTATTTTACATTACGTGATTTGAAGGGAAGCAAGCTCTCTGGTAGTGTTTTTAACATACTCTTTAACCTCAATAAGTTCATGGCATTTGAAACCCGCGATCCCTTCCTAATTCGTCAG GAGCGTGAGAACCCGAATCTGACTGAATGGGATCGCTTCGCACACAGGGAATATATTAGGCTGTCAATGGAGGAAGATGCAGAAGATGCCTCCAATGGAAGTGCAGATGTCTGGGATGAATCACTCGAGGCTCCCTTCTGA